In Brachypodium distachyon strain Bd21 chromosome 2, Brachypodium_distachyon_v3.0, whole genome shotgun sequence, one genomic interval encodes:
- the LOC100829478 gene encoding uncharacterized protein LOC100829478 → MVLVLVRSGQGICQIVTKKMSNRSSRDKNKVSDTLYGEDVDPAYKMFLDHLSKDGDSYVLHVPNGDHGMPVTVRYEVANDKDGTDTPNISPCISQGGVNIRRPGVTSAGAANVSVGQSITPRTSSLESKTSEIDESYAKFLSLTKMVDGFMVTEIEPGVTIVYEQEEETPAAYGELKTVSDTPVRVYSRRTVSSRKERAPLTTALENMEEEDEVRTDEDRLEQTDNRHNVISKESHYPEACEDDQGAPLGLPSGVTSTFDEQLDSFLSRPYDRNEFQELLRKATFRKPVTRQRHLRNASKFYATGELGLSYLDEYPDLATQIDSADCDERRLNLLRKFFFWLQNLTQEGAYMPWIPKAPVSNPINVED, encoded by the exons ATGGTACTGGTGCTTGTCAGGTCAGGTCAG GGAATCTGCCAGATAGTGACCAAGAAAATGTCGAATAGATCATCACGTGACAAGAACAAGGTGTCTGACACTCTATATGGAGAAGATGTAGATCCAGCATACAAAATGTTTCTGGATCATCTAAGTAAAGATGGGGATAGCTATGTCCTTCATGTGCCAAATGGGGACCATGGCATGCCTGTTACGGTTAGGTATGAAGTTGCAAACGACAAAGATGGCACAGATACCCCCAACATTTCGCCATGCATAAGTCAGGGCGGTGTAAACATCAGGCGACCAGGTGTAACATCAGCCGGGGCTGCCAATGTAAGTGTTGGTCAGTCCATTACACCAAGGACATCATCTTTGGAGAGCAAGACCTCGGAGATTGATGAATCTTATGCTAAATTTCTGAGTCTTACAAAGATGGTTGATGGTTTCATGGTTACCGAGATAGAACCAGGTGTTACAATTGTATATGAGCAAGAAGAGGAGACACCTGCTGCATATGGTGAATTGAAAACTGTCAGTGATACACCTGTTCGGGTGTATTCTAGAAGAACTGTCAGTTCCAGAAAGGAAAGAGCACCTTTGACGACTGCACTTGAAAAcatggaggaagaggatgaggTGCGTACAGATGAAGATAGACTTGAACAAACAGATAATAGGCATAATGTTATATCTAAGGAAAGCCACTATCCGGAGGCATGTGAAGATGATCAAGGAGCACCTCTTGGTCTTCCTAGTGGCGTTACATCTACATTTGATGAACAACTTGATTCTTTTCTCAGTCGGCCATATGACAGAAACGAATTCCAAGAGCTTCTAAGGAAAGCCACTTTCCGGAAGCCTGTGACTAGACAAAGACACTTGCGAAATGCATCCAAGTTCTATGCCACAGGAGAGCTTGGACTATCATATCTTGATGAGTACCCAG ATCTAGCCACACAAATAGACTCGGCTGACTGTGATGAGAGACGACTGAACCTCCTGCGAAAATTCTTCTTCTGGTTGCAG
- the LOC100826032 gene encoding ubinuclein-1 isoform X1, translated as MEDPAAVLRASAPPASAAEATARAPAMGAVAPPPAPAAPTAAGADGGGRQIFSVELRPGETTIVSWKKLLKEAGVAAALPPSLPAAAAVQPVVEPLAGLSAAAPPTENDPNDPSQSNRFNAVIEKIERLYMGKHSSDEEDLDDVPDDDQYDTEDSFIDDAELDEYFEVDNLATKHTGYFVNKGKLEQSEYGSVQNAVADGSVQNVGPKKRRRREPSSSYIENNREFAAGSIPVKDPKRNALETGKNLASSDISSYSEYQSEGNKPVKNKSTSPGRMQKMKSSDHAIGAEHASYLNISSKDVSLPSEINDLDKYKIAVPQAVDFAHKSRINEADGYHYPAYSDKDAPVRLDLQSEKTFNGPKQDLSKKMRRKEKYGVSQFSGLSTANNAYSTQTTQLSANRRIEGSGIKAKGTRLERAIRDLQNIVSEYRPQTLDIQDIDPNCQAAVKRRLPQEVKQKLAKVARLSANQGKIPEEELVNRLMGIVGHLVQRRTLKRNMKEMVESGIYAKQEKADKFRQVKVEICEMIKTRLATGPKVTEPKDDSADDFQGAVDIDERRALKGKFVLDAPLEDRICDLYDLYVEGMDEDKGPQSRKLYVELADLWPQGYMDKVEIRNAISRSKERRNLLYRQRKARNEERMKRRRLAAASKLRDGNPVVPQYTVAQQAVQVPMKSTQLSMSRPHIEYPSVSYGGNQASRNADKVGETGVGAASDGNRSSSTDIKKRKLGSDTGDLRADPSKAPLRHGSEKQKPAKRADEAKVSSSLPQTIAAVVGYDPQRPGYS; from the exons ATGGAGGATCCCGCGGCCGTCCTGCGTGCCTCCGCCCCTCCTGCTTCTGCCGCGGAGGCCACGGCGAGGGCTCCTGCGATGGGCGctgtggcgccgccgcctgctcccgcggccccgacggcggcgggtgcGGACGGGGGCGGGAGGCAGATTTTCTCCGTGGAGCTCCGGCCAGGGGAGACCACCATTGTGTCGTGGAAGAAGCTGCTCAAGGAGGCCGGCGTGGCAGCCGCCTTGCCGCCATCTCTGCCTGCCGCGGCGGCTGTGCAGCCCGTCGTCGAGCCCCTCGCGGGGCTGTCTGCTGCG GCACCTCCCACAGAAAACGACCCAAATGATCCGTCACAGTCAAATCGGTTCAATGCAGTTATTGAGAAAATTGAGCGCCTTTACATG GGCAAACATAGTAGTGACGAAGAAGATCTGGATGATGTGCCTGATGATGATCAGTATGACACTGAGGATTCTTTCATTGATGACGCTGAATTG GATGAGTACTTCGAAGTCGACAATTTGGCAACCAAGCACACTGGATATTTTGTGAACAAAGGGAAATTGGAACAGAG CGAGTATGGCTCAGTACAAAATGCTGTAGCAGATGGTTCAGTACAAAACGTTGGACCAAAGaaacggagaagaagagaaccatcaagttcttacatTGAAAATAACCGGGAGTTTGCAGCAGGCAGCATTCCTGTAAAAGACCCTAAAAGAAATGCCCTTGAAACAGGAAAGAATTTAGCAAGTAGTGACATAAGTTCTTATAGTGAGTATCAGTCTGAAGGCAACAAACCAGTGAAGAATAAAAGTACTTCCCCTGGAAGAATGCAGAAAATGAAGTCCAGTGACCATGCAATTGGTGCTGAGCATGCATCATATCTAAATATATCAAGTAAGGATGTTTCATTGCCTTCAGAAATAAATGACTTAGACAAGTATAAAATTGCAGTGCCCCAGGCTGTTGATTTTGCTCACAAGTCTAGAATCAATGAAGCAGATGGCTACCATTATCCAGCATACTCGGACAAGGATGCCCCGGTGCGACTTGATCTCCAATCGGAAAAAACTTTTAATGGGCCGAAGCAAGATTTATCAAAGAAAATGCGTCGCAAAGAGAAATATGGTGTCAGTCAATTTTCTGGCTTGTCTACTGCCAACAACGCATATTCGACACAAACCACG CAATTGTCCGCGAACAGGCGTATAGAAGGTTCAGGTATCAAGGCCAAGGGTACCAGGCTTGAACGAGCTATTCGTGACCTCCAAAATATTGTCAGTGAAT ATAGACCTCAAACTCTTGATATTCAAGACATAGATCCAAATTGTCAAGCAGCGGTCAAAAGAAGATTGCCACAAGAAGTAAAACAGAAGCTTGCTAAGGTCGCAAGGTTATCG GCGAATCAGGGTAAAATCCCAGAAGAGGAATTGGTCAATCGCCTCATGGGCATAGTGGGGCACCTTGTGCAGCGTAGGACACTGAAG AGAAACATGAAAGAAATGGTTGAATCAGGCATTTATGCTAAACAGGAGAAGGCTGATAAGTTCCGGCAAGTAAAAGTTGAGATCTGTGAAATGATCAAAACACGTCTAGCCACAGGGCCCAAG GTTACTGAGCCAAAGGATGATTCAGCAGATGATTTTCAGGGGGCTGTCGATATAGATGAAAGAAGGGCCTTGAAAGGAAAATTTGTTTTGGATGCTCCATTGGAGGATAGGATCTGTGATCTATATGATTTGTATGTTGAG GGTATGGATGAAGATAAGGGCCCTCAGAGTCGCAAGTTATATGTAGAG CTTGCTGACTTATGGCCACAAGGTTACATGGATAAAGTTGAAATCCGAAATGCCATTTCAAGATCAAAGGAGCGAAGAAATTTATTGTACCGGCAGCGTAAG GCCCGCAATGAAGAGAGAATGAAGAGGAGAAGGCTAGCTGCTGCCTCCAAGTTGCGAGATGGCAATCCCGTGGTTCCACAATATACGGTGGCACAACAAGCTGTACAGGTCCCCATGAAAAGCACACAGCTATCCATGTCTAGGCCGCATATCGAATATCCTTCTGTTAGCTATGGAGGTAATCAGGCCTCCAGAAATGCGGACAAAGTTGGTGAAACTGGCGTTGGTGCAGCATCGGACGGCAACCGAAGTTCGTCTACTGACATTAAGAAGCGAAAACTAGGATCTGACACAGGGGATCTGCGAGCTGACCCATCCAAGGCTCCCCTGCGGCATGGTAGTGAAAAGCAGAAGCCCGCAAAGCGTGCGGACGAGGCAAAGGTCAGCAGTAGCCTTCCCCAGACAATCGCTGCCGTTGTAGGCTACGACCCCCAACGGCCTGGCTATAGCTAA
- the LOC100826344 gene encoding uncharacterized protein LOC100826344: MPLQFFVFTDITRTVIANCSEPADPRGELPFSWPQRKREADQSSEATAMASAALPRPDTEPPECPVCLSPFDAASVVPRVLPCGHSLCGSCISSLPPASASAGASSLRCPLCSQCVPFSRALGPSSLPKNLALLSFLPSLPNASPASTAAAAHPRPLPLHAAHSGLLARFRHAILPESASPLSSAPPGPAPTGLAVGSIAFDLGAPWFCLRGEPVSLLPVEAPAGGPPAQEAAFYRPSHASRVVAVIDALSGGAKEEVINLVAASARLARRVCRVFGVWMGPEVATLWLVSERHTRRVPRLLDETTNGLDMVARIRAFGMEVCEALMELQGEGLVLGCLRLDCFCLDRFGRCLLNLNEVLVLCRGVRAGLCLTKGGALVAPEMAAVLSDATRMRSRDFDGLVGHNSDVWLLGCILVAFVTGDEQLAARWDTYGSHDDWQKEVLTRLGAVLIGTQLEPLVAITASCLSYDPEERPEISDVWKCIRGSWMKPASDALAAMDGLAAQKGLRCLLLGELSSMYSGPGAIESDDKMQSSRGSDDEILTPDDERNHGCMNNETVCAAEINEPQRDGVFKSLTLLAHRDCVTGLAIGGGFLFSSSYDKTINVWSLQDFSHVQTLKGHEHKITTIIAVDNDNQSLCISGDSGSGIFVWHVDTSLKQEPLHNWHEHNDWIYRGVHCLAVSGTGYLYTGSRDKSIKAWSLEDYSLCCTMTGHKSTVSCLAVASGILYSGSWDGTIRSWWLTDHSPLSVLEDNTPGSTAPVLSISTEVNFVVSSHENGCLKIWKDDVLVKSEKIQNASIYAVKLNGKWLYTGGLGKVINIQELLEEESEVEIRDVASIACDSVVTSILYWDERLIVGFSNREIKVYDKGS, translated from the exons ATGCCACTCCAGTTCTTTGTTTTCACGGACATTACGAGAACGGTCATAGCAAACTGCTCCGAGCCCGCAGACCCTCGCGGCGAGCTTCCCTTCTCCTGGCCCCAGCGGAAGCGGGAAGCCGATCAGAGTTCAGAAGCGACGGCCATGGCGAGCGCCGCGCTACCACGGCCGGACACAGAGCCGCCCGAGTGCCCCGTGTGCCTCTCCCCCTTCGATGCCGCCTCCGTCGTGCCTCGCGTCCTCCCGTGCGGCCATTCCCTCTGCGGCTCCTgcatctcctccctcccgcCCGCCTCCGCGTCGGCCGGAGCCTCCTCTCTCCGCTGCCCGCTCTGCTCGCAGTGCGTCCCCTTCTCCCGAGCCCTTGGCCCCTCTTccctccccaaaaaccttgccctcctctccttcctcccctcgCTCCCCAACGCATCCCCAGCCAgcacagccgccgccgcgcatcCTCGCCCACTCCCGCTCCATGCCGCCCACTCCGGCCTCCTCGCCCGCTTCCGCCACGCAATCCTCCCTGAGTCCGCCTCCCCGCTCAGCTCCGCGCCGCCTGGTCCCGCTCCCACCGGCCTCGCGGTCGGGTCGATCGCCTTCGACCTCGGCGCCCCCTGGTTCTGCTTGCGGGGCGAACCCGTCAGCCTCCTCCCGGTTGAAGCCCCAGCCGGCGGGCCACCGGCGCAGGAGGCCGCGTTCTACCGGCCCAGCCACGCGTCGAGGGTCGTCGCCGTGATCGACGCGCTGAGCGGTGGGGCGAAGGAGGAGGTAATCAATTTGGTGGCCGCCTCGGCGCGATTGGCGCGGCGGGTGTGCAGGGTTTTCGGCGTCTGGATGGGGCCCGAGGTGGCAACGCTTTGGCTGGTCTCTGAACGGCACACGCGCCGAGTACCCCGCTTGTTGGATGAGACGACCAACGGACTGGACATGGTGGCTCGGATCAGAGCTTTTGGAATGGAGGTGTGTGAAGCGCTCATGGAATTGCAAGGCGAGGGGCTGGTTCTTGGGTGCCTCCGGCTGGACTGCTTCTGCCTTGATCGCTTTGGGCGCTGCCTGCTCAACTTGAATGAGGTATTGGTCTTGTGCCGTGGAGTCCGGGCAGGGCTTTGCTTGACCAAGGGTGGGGCTTTGGTTGCTCCCGAGATGGCGGCGGTTCTGAGTGATGCGACAAGGATGAGGAGTCGTGATTTTGATGGTTTGGTAGGGCATAATTCAGATGTCTGGTTGCTGGGTTGTATATTGGTGGCCTTTGTTACTGGAGATGAGCAGCTCGCGGCCAGGTGGGACACGTATGGATCACATGATGATTGGCAGAAGGAAGTGCTAACGAGGCTTGGCGCTGTATTGATTGGTACGCAGCTGGAACCATTGGTGGCAATTACAGCATCTTGCTTGAGCTATGACCCAGAAGAACGTCCAGAGATTTCAGATGTTTGGAAATGCATTAGAGGCTCATGGATGAAACCTGCGAGTGATGCTTTGGCTGCTATGGATGGTCTTGCAGCTCAGAAGGGGTTACGATGTTTGCTCCTCGGGGAGTTATCCTCAATGTACTCTGGCCCAGGTGCTATTGAGTCGGATGATAAAATGCAGTCCTCTCGAGGTTCTGATGACGAAATTTTGACTCCGGATGATGAAAGAAATCATGGTTGCATGAACAATGAGACAGTTTGTGCAGCAGAAATTAATGAGCCACAGCGTGACGGAGTGTTTAAATCTTTAACTCTGCTTGCTCACCGTGACTGTGTCACAGGATTGGCAATTGGAG GGGGTTTCTTGTTTAGCTCTTCTTACGATAAAACAATCAATGTATGGTCACTCCAG GACTTCTCTCATGTGCAGACTTTGAAGGGTCATGAACACAAAATCACAACAATAATTGCTGTTGACAATGATAACCAGTCTCTTTGTATAAGTGGAGACAGCGGCAGCGGAATTTTTGTATGGCATGTTGATACCTCTCTCAAGCAAGAACCTTTACATAATTGGCATGAACATAATGATTGGATCTATCGAGGTGTTCACTGTTTAGCTGTTTCTGGAACCGGTTATCTTTATACAGGCAGTAGAGACAAATCTATTAAGGCTTGGTCACTGGAG GATTATTCACTTTGCTGCACTATGACAGGCCACAAATCAACTGTGTCTTGCCTTGCAGTTGCTAGTGGTATTCTTTATAGCGGAAGTTGGGATGGTACTATTCGATCATGGTGGCTCACTGATCACAGCCCGTTGTCTGTACTGGAAGATAATACACCAGGAAGCACAGCCCCTGTGTTGTCAATTTCAACAGAAGTTAATTTCGTTGTTTCATCACATGAAAATGGCTGCTTGAAG ATCTGGAAGGATGATGTCCTTGTTAAATcagaaaaaattcaaaatgcttCCATTTACGCAGTTAAATTGAATGGTAAATGGCTCTATACTGGTGGATTGGGTAAAGTCATAAATATTCAG GAATTACTGGAAGAGGAGTCAGAGGTGGAAATCAGAGATGTCGCCTCCATTGCTTGTGATTCAGTTGTAACTTCAATATTGTATTGGGATGAAAGGCTGATAGTTGGATTTTCTAATAGGGAAATTAAG GTTTACGACAAGGGGTCTTAA
- the LOC100826032 gene encoding ubinuclein-1 isoform X3: MEDPAAVLRASAPPASAAEATARAPAMGAVAPPPAPAAPTAAGADGGGRQIFSVELRPGETTIVSWKKLLKEAGVAAALPPSLPAAAAVQPVVEPLAGLSAAAPPTENDPNDPSQSNRFNAVIEKIERLYMGKHSSDEEDLDDVPDDDQYDTEDSFIDDAELDEYFEVDNLATKHTGYFVNKGKLEQSEYGSVQNAVADGSVQNVGPKKRRRREPSSSYIENNREFAAGSIPVKDPKRNALETGKNLASSDISSYSEYQSEGNKPVKNKSTSPGRMQKMKSSDHAIGAEHASYLNISNGYHYPAYSDKDAPVRLDLQSEKTFNGPKQDLSKKMRRKEKYGVSQFSGLSTANNAYSTQTTQLSANRRIEGSGIKAKGTRLERAIRDLQNIVSEYRPQTLDIQDIDPNCQAAVKRRLPQEVKQKLAKVARLSANQGKIPEEELVNRLMGIVGHLVQRRTLKRNMKEMVESGIYAKQEKADKFRQVKVEICEMIKTRLATGPKVTEPKDDSADDFQGAVDIDERRALKGKFVLDAPLEDRICDLYDLYVEGMDEDKGPQSRKLYVELADLWPQGYMDKVEIRNAISRSKERRNLLYRQRKARNEERMKRRRLAAASKLRDGNPVVPQYTVAQQAVQVPMKSTQLSMSRPHIEYPSVSYGGNQASRNADKVGETGVGAASDGNRSSSTDIKKRKLGSDTGDLRADPSKAPLRHGSEKQKPAKRADEAKVSSSLPQTIAAVVGYDPQRPGYS, translated from the exons ATGGAGGATCCCGCGGCCGTCCTGCGTGCCTCCGCCCCTCCTGCTTCTGCCGCGGAGGCCACGGCGAGGGCTCCTGCGATGGGCGctgtggcgccgccgcctgctcccgcggccccgacggcggcgggtgcGGACGGGGGCGGGAGGCAGATTTTCTCCGTGGAGCTCCGGCCAGGGGAGACCACCATTGTGTCGTGGAAGAAGCTGCTCAAGGAGGCCGGCGTGGCAGCCGCCTTGCCGCCATCTCTGCCTGCCGCGGCGGCTGTGCAGCCCGTCGTCGAGCCCCTCGCGGGGCTGTCTGCTGCG GCACCTCCCACAGAAAACGACCCAAATGATCCGTCACAGTCAAATCGGTTCAATGCAGTTATTGAGAAAATTGAGCGCCTTTACATG GGCAAACATAGTAGTGACGAAGAAGATCTGGATGATGTGCCTGATGATGATCAGTATGACACTGAGGATTCTTTCATTGATGACGCTGAATTG GATGAGTACTTCGAAGTCGACAATTTGGCAACCAAGCACACTGGATATTTTGTGAACAAAGGGAAATTGGAACAGAG CGAGTATGGCTCAGTACAAAATGCTGTAGCAGATGGTTCAGTACAAAACGTTGGACCAAAGaaacggagaagaagagaaccatcaagttcttacatTGAAAATAACCGGGAGTTTGCAGCAGGCAGCATTCCTGTAAAAGACCCTAAAAGAAATGCCCTTGAAACAGGAAAGAATTTAGCAAGTAGTGACATAAGTTCTTATAGTGAGTATCAGTCTGAAGGCAACAAACCAGTGAAGAATAAAAGTACTTCCCCTGGAAGAATGCAGAAAATGAAGTCCAGTGACCATGCAATTGGTGCTGAGCATGCATCATATCTAAATATATCAA ATGGCTACCATTATCCAGCATACTCGGACAAGGATGCCCCGGTGCGACTTGATCTCCAATCGGAAAAAACTTTTAATGGGCCGAAGCAAGATTTATCAAAGAAAATGCGTCGCAAAGAGAAATATGGTGTCAGTCAATTTTCTGGCTTGTCTACTGCCAACAACGCATATTCGACACAAACCACG CAATTGTCCGCGAACAGGCGTATAGAAGGTTCAGGTATCAAGGCCAAGGGTACCAGGCTTGAACGAGCTATTCGTGACCTCCAAAATATTGTCAGTGAAT ATAGACCTCAAACTCTTGATATTCAAGACATAGATCCAAATTGTCAAGCAGCGGTCAAAAGAAGATTGCCACAAGAAGTAAAACAGAAGCTTGCTAAGGTCGCAAGGTTATCG GCGAATCAGGGTAAAATCCCAGAAGAGGAATTGGTCAATCGCCTCATGGGCATAGTGGGGCACCTTGTGCAGCGTAGGACACTGAAG AGAAACATGAAAGAAATGGTTGAATCAGGCATTTATGCTAAACAGGAGAAGGCTGATAAGTTCCGGCAAGTAAAAGTTGAGATCTGTGAAATGATCAAAACACGTCTAGCCACAGGGCCCAAG GTTACTGAGCCAAAGGATGATTCAGCAGATGATTTTCAGGGGGCTGTCGATATAGATGAAAGAAGGGCCTTGAAAGGAAAATTTGTTTTGGATGCTCCATTGGAGGATAGGATCTGTGATCTATATGATTTGTATGTTGAG GGTATGGATGAAGATAAGGGCCCTCAGAGTCGCAAGTTATATGTAGAG CTTGCTGACTTATGGCCACAAGGTTACATGGATAAAGTTGAAATCCGAAATGCCATTTCAAGATCAAAGGAGCGAAGAAATTTATTGTACCGGCAGCGTAAG GCCCGCAATGAAGAGAGAATGAAGAGGAGAAGGCTAGCTGCTGCCTCCAAGTTGCGAGATGGCAATCCCGTGGTTCCACAATATACGGTGGCACAACAAGCTGTACAGGTCCCCATGAAAAGCACACAGCTATCCATGTCTAGGCCGCATATCGAATATCCTTCTGTTAGCTATGGAGGTAATCAGGCCTCCAGAAATGCGGACAAAGTTGGTGAAACTGGCGTTGGTGCAGCATCGGACGGCAACCGAAGTTCGTCTACTGACATTAAGAAGCGAAAACTAGGATCTGACACAGGGGATCTGCGAGCTGACCCATCCAAGGCTCCCCTGCGGCATGGTAGTGAAAAGCAGAAGCCCGCAAAGCGTGCGGACGAGGCAAAGGTCAGCAGTAGCCTTCCCCAGACAATCGCTGCCGTTGTAGGCTACGACCCCCAACGGCCTGGCTATAGCTAA
- the LOC100826032 gene encoding ubinuclein-1 isoform X2, whose product MEDPAAVLRASAPPASAAEATARAPAMGAVAPPPAPAAPTAAGADGGGRQIFSVELRPGETTIVSWKKLLKEAGVAAALPPSLPAAAAVQPVVEPLAGLSAAAPPTENDPNDPSQSNRFNAVIEKIERLYMGKHSSDEEDLDDVPDDDQYDTEDSFIDDAELDEYFEVDNLATKHTGYFVNKGKLEQSEYGSVQNAVADGSVQNVGPKKRRRREPSSSYIENNREFAAGSIPVKDPKRNALETGKNLASSDISSYSEYQSEGNKPVKNKSTSPGRMQKMKSSDHAIGAEHASYLNISTDGYHYPAYSDKDAPVRLDLQSEKTFNGPKQDLSKKMRRKEKYGVSQFSGLSTANNAYSTQTTQLSANRRIEGSGIKAKGTRLERAIRDLQNIVSEYRPQTLDIQDIDPNCQAAVKRRLPQEVKQKLAKVARLSANQGKIPEEELVNRLMGIVGHLVQRRTLKRNMKEMVESGIYAKQEKADKFRQVKVEICEMIKTRLATGPKVTEPKDDSADDFQGAVDIDERRALKGKFVLDAPLEDRICDLYDLYVEGMDEDKGPQSRKLYVELADLWPQGYMDKVEIRNAISRSKERRNLLYRQRKARNEERMKRRRLAAASKLRDGNPVVPQYTVAQQAVQVPMKSTQLSMSRPHIEYPSVSYGGNQASRNADKVGETGVGAASDGNRSSSTDIKKRKLGSDTGDLRADPSKAPLRHGSEKQKPAKRADEAKVSSSLPQTIAAVVGYDPQRPGYS is encoded by the exons ATGGAGGATCCCGCGGCCGTCCTGCGTGCCTCCGCCCCTCCTGCTTCTGCCGCGGAGGCCACGGCGAGGGCTCCTGCGATGGGCGctgtggcgccgccgcctgctcccgcggccccgacggcggcgggtgcGGACGGGGGCGGGAGGCAGATTTTCTCCGTGGAGCTCCGGCCAGGGGAGACCACCATTGTGTCGTGGAAGAAGCTGCTCAAGGAGGCCGGCGTGGCAGCCGCCTTGCCGCCATCTCTGCCTGCCGCGGCGGCTGTGCAGCCCGTCGTCGAGCCCCTCGCGGGGCTGTCTGCTGCG GCACCTCCCACAGAAAACGACCCAAATGATCCGTCACAGTCAAATCGGTTCAATGCAGTTATTGAGAAAATTGAGCGCCTTTACATG GGCAAACATAGTAGTGACGAAGAAGATCTGGATGATGTGCCTGATGATGATCAGTATGACACTGAGGATTCTTTCATTGATGACGCTGAATTG GATGAGTACTTCGAAGTCGACAATTTGGCAACCAAGCACACTGGATATTTTGTGAACAAAGGGAAATTGGAACAGAG CGAGTATGGCTCAGTACAAAATGCTGTAGCAGATGGTTCAGTACAAAACGTTGGACCAAAGaaacggagaagaagagaaccatcaagttcttacatTGAAAATAACCGGGAGTTTGCAGCAGGCAGCATTCCTGTAAAAGACCCTAAAAGAAATGCCCTTGAAACAGGAAAGAATTTAGCAAGTAGTGACATAAGTTCTTATAGTGAGTATCAGTCTGAAGGCAACAAACCAGTGAAGAATAAAAGTACTTCCCCTGGAAGAATGCAGAAAATGAAGTCCAGTGACCATGCAATTGGTGCTGAGCATGCATCATATCTAAATATATCAA CAGATGGCTACCATTATCCAGCATACTCGGACAAGGATGCCCCGGTGCGACTTGATCTCCAATCGGAAAAAACTTTTAATGGGCCGAAGCAAGATTTATCAAAGAAAATGCGTCGCAAAGAGAAATATGGTGTCAGTCAATTTTCTGGCTTGTCTACTGCCAACAACGCATATTCGACACAAACCACG CAATTGTCCGCGAACAGGCGTATAGAAGGTTCAGGTATCAAGGCCAAGGGTACCAGGCTTGAACGAGCTATTCGTGACCTCCAAAATATTGTCAGTGAAT ATAGACCTCAAACTCTTGATATTCAAGACATAGATCCAAATTGTCAAGCAGCGGTCAAAAGAAGATTGCCACAAGAAGTAAAACAGAAGCTTGCTAAGGTCGCAAGGTTATCG GCGAATCAGGGTAAAATCCCAGAAGAGGAATTGGTCAATCGCCTCATGGGCATAGTGGGGCACCTTGTGCAGCGTAGGACACTGAAG AGAAACATGAAAGAAATGGTTGAATCAGGCATTTATGCTAAACAGGAGAAGGCTGATAAGTTCCGGCAAGTAAAAGTTGAGATCTGTGAAATGATCAAAACACGTCTAGCCACAGGGCCCAAG GTTACTGAGCCAAAGGATGATTCAGCAGATGATTTTCAGGGGGCTGTCGATATAGATGAAAGAAGGGCCTTGAAAGGAAAATTTGTTTTGGATGCTCCATTGGAGGATAGGATCTGTGATCTATATGATTTGTATGTTGAG GGTATGGATGAAGATAAGGGCCCTCAGAGTCGCAAGTTATATGTAGAG CTTGCTGACTTATGGCCACAAGGTTACATGGATAAAGTTGAAATCCGAAATGCCATTTCAAGATCAAAGGAGCGAAGAAATTTATTGTACCGGCAGCGTAAG GCCCGCAATGAAGAGAGAATGAAGAGGAGAAGGCTAGCTGCTGCCTCCAAGTTGCGAGATGGCAATCCCGTGGTTCCACAATATACGGTGGCACAACAAGCTGTACAGGTCCCCATGAAAAGCACACAGCTATCCATGTCTAGGCCGCATATCGAATATCCTTCTGTTAGCTATGGAGGTAATCAGGCCTCCAGAAATGCGGACAAAGTTGGTGAAACTGGCGTTGGTGCAGCATCGGACGGCAACCGAAGTTCGTCTACTGACATTAAGAAGCGAAAACTAGGATCTGACACAGGGGATCTGCGAGCTGACCCATCCAAGGCTCCCCTGCGGCATGGTAGTGAAAAGCAGAAGCCCGCAAAGCGTGCGGACGAGGCAAAGGTCAGCAGTAGCCTTCCCCAGACAATCGCTGCCGTTGTAGGCTACGACCCCCAACGGCCTGGCTATAGCTAA